From the genome of Solanum pennellii chromosome 6, SPENNV200:
aacttgacatgcgggaggctggctagagttgaggaaaATCTgaagtcataggtacactcgctgcatttcataaaaggaaaNNNNNNNNNNNNNNNNNNNNNNNNNNNNNNNNNNNNNNNNNNNNNNNNNNNNNNNNNNNNNNNNNNNNNNNNNNNNNNNNNNNNNNNNNNNNNNNNNNNNNNNNNNNNNNNNNNNNNNNNNNNNNNNNNNNNNNNNNNNNNNNNNNNNNNNNNNNNNNNNNNNNNNNNNNNNNNNNNNNNNNNNNNNNNNNNNNNNNNNNNNNNNNNNNNNNNNNNNNNNNNNNNNNNNNNNNNNNNNNNNNNNNNNNNNNNNNNNNNNNNNNNNNNNNNNNNNNNNNNNNNcgtgtcggaacgtgacactccgatccaagaataccgtgtcggaacgtgacactccgatccaagaatattgtgtcggaacgtgacactccgatcctatAATATCATTAGTTTATCATTTAGTATCACCACTTTTccattcgttaataatatttcatctagccttctttattcaaggcattacatCGATAGAGATGGTTTAAGATTATACATTCTACGGTCtcgggatttcagaccaatcacaaaacacacgaccaagccacacaatcacacaatcaagtacatagagaacttcacaatatcattcaatgcatatcaatcactattaagagtttactataaatagcataaaccataacctacctccaccgaagaaccggaATCAggcaagctacttctccaatgcttttcttttCCTCAGTGCGAACATTTCCAATCAAGCATGTCATCATCATACTTTGAAGGCAAACCATCACACCTGTGAGCTGTTCCCCATTGCATTCTATAGCAAGTATTGTGTTCGATCACTGGTCGACGGCTCCAATCTCCTCTTATTCTAGGATTCAGATGCAAAATCTTTGGTGGATCCTCACCAACCACAGATTTTAAACCTtgtaattcaatcataaattgGGAAACCAAAACTAATGCATCAGCAGCCCTTATTTTGGCAAGTTGTGGTACATACTCATGATGAGCATAACGAGGAGTACCAGTAAGTGTTATAGAAGAACCTGCTGCAAGCCCACATGGTAGGAACATCATATGATTTGTTTTAGCAATTGGTGCTCCACTACTAGAAACCCATGAAGGACATGATTCAAGCTTTCCCTCAAGTATGGAATTCATCTCAATCCCTTTCTCCTCATATTTATCCAATTCTTCCCAATCTTTCGAGCCTAGAGTCCAAGCTTCATCTGCCATACTATCCAAAATAGACAGATTTCGCTCCATATTCTGCCTTTTCAAAATAGCTGCATTAATTCGTCCATAGTGAAGCTTAGGAGGCTTTTTATGGGGAGAAGCTTCATCTTCATTATCCTCTTCTTGTGATTTCACTTGAGAATATTCCCTTACACTATGATGAAACACAGAAATGGATTCTCCACTATCATCCTCCACATCTAGAGCTACATCAGCATCATCACCACTCAAAACTGTCGCGCTCTCAAGAAACTCCGGAAACTTCACACAGATAAGAACCAAGTAAAATGCAGCTAAACCCAGTAAAACATAAGACAATTAAAACCTCCACACACTGGAAGCTTCATTTTTCAACCTTTTCATCATTATATATTTACCAAACTAATCAGCACAGAAAACAACCCCTATAACCCCCACCACTTCATCGTCTCTGGTAccacaacaacatcaaaatcttAAGACCAAATGTCAGCAACACCAAGCTCTCAATGGGTAAACacaacaaatcataaatacaaCACTGAGAGTCGAAACCCACCTAGCTAATGATCGATCAAACAAGTTACCTGTTACCTGACCTCAATTGCCCAGCATTGCACCATATCCCATGGAAATCCTGAGGAACTCGTCTGCCTCCTGCTAATCGTGTCTCCATCGCTAAGTTTCCTCTGAGTTTATGACTCAAGATAGGAACCctgattattattatgaataattataaaagtgtgaaagtgacccactataagttataatgttattttctttaaccaccaactaaataaattattaaaaatggcGCATTAATTCTATAATTGTAGTCATGAATAGTCCATAATATCTATTTAGAATATATAGGAAGTATTTTATGAACTAAAATCTCTATTACTCGAAGTGACCAAATGGGTCGTTACACAATGatctatttttttctctaaaagaatctttttctctctcctcaatatcatattattacttctatttcattcttattttcttatttcataacataaagagaaaatgtacaagtaccccctcaacctatgtccgaattctcagacacacttatactatactcaGCTTCTATTAactccctgaacttattttatatataattttctaccccttttcgatctacgtgacactatcttgtgggccagtgtgtgttgacattttttttaagttagtgTCACGTAGTCGagaaagggtagaaaattatatataaaataagtatttatcATCATTTGTATCAAAGTATTTATCAacaaatatatgtgtatatgtatttgtatcACTAAAGAGATTTGTATAGTTGACActtataatttgtatttgtataattgattgTTATTATTTGTGTTTTGTATAAACGACTGTTAACATTCGTATTTGTATAAATTCTGATAGAAATAAGCGAGAGAGACTATGCAAGGAGAGGAGAGACGCAAGGGAGAGATGACTGAAAAAGAGGAGAGAGGAAAGCAAGGTTTcaaagggaggagagaggcgagagagaggacAAGAGGAGATATGTAAGACCATCTCCAACCCATCTCTATTTTACCCTCCATTCTCTATATTTGAAGTGTAAAATTGAGATTATCCTCTCCAACTCATCTTTATATTACTTTCTATTTTaccttttgttttattttattattatttttcaataaacatattattgaatataatttcattaattaaatatttaatatgcgttattctttttaaatgttatataatatttttaaaatgcattaaattatatatactattttcaACCcgaattaataatatattgatttatttttgcaATTTTCGTCActaatataatttgaaaatcttctatttgaacaaatttttagctagatatgaaaaaattaagaacaaaatgttaatttttaaatttttaatgcaATAACAAAGCATTTACGAGAGCAATATAATAATCTTGAAAGTTGAGTATTTATGTGATgtttatataattgtatttcattaatgatttcacttttatttgaattgccTATTAGGTTGTATGTTATGTAATATTTGCTTGTagtttatgttatttaaaaattaaagtaaaatagtttatattttatttttaataaagaatttgaaaaattaaaatattatatcacatgtaaattttatgatatgattatttgaggaaaaagaagaaTGGTTTATATTAAAGGAAATGCATAAGTACCTCCTCAAACTATGTCCGAAAtcccaaagacacacttataatatgttaaggtcctattatcccacttgttttataaataattttctatcccttttctgCCTACGTGAcattaacttgaaaaaaatgtcaacacacactgggcccacaagatagtgtcacgtaggccaaaaaaaggtagaaaattatatataaaataagttaagggAGGTAATAGGACCAGAGTATAGAATAATTGTGTCTATGAGAAGCTGAACATATGTTAaagggggtacttgtacattttccccAATTTATTCATTAATACAATTTGTATCCGTTAatattattgtattcattgatacatatacatactaattatatatatatacaattatgcaaatatacaaatataatcatATGCATaccaattttatatatatatatatatatatatatatgtatatataatacaattcacctctctagCAAACTATAGTTATTTTTACCTAATCATGTTTCAAGTCTTggctattatatatatatactagatagaGGTGGCCCGTGCTTGCACGGGCCCAACGTTGGAAGAATTTTGTTAGTTGgatctaaatatataaaaatgtatgaGCCGGCTAAATGTACATATGGagatacatagatatatagagaTCGTTAGATATTGTAAATATAGTTGGCAATTGTTTAGTTTGTTTTTCTGGCTgtattatttagatatttacaTCCTATTATATTTACATAGTTCTGCCTTTTGGCTGCTTTTCAGAGTTGGGCAGCTCCAGATAAAAATTACCTGTGAAATAAGAGGAAAGATGAATTTAGTACAACTTAAAGTGATTGGATTATTTAAGAATGAATATAATATAGTAAATGTGGATCACTGGATCAACAATTCTAAAATTTGTTAGTGAATGGAGTAATTCAGAATTAAAGACAGCATGTAAGATCAAAATATAGTATAATCATTTTGGATTGTACCTGAGAATTTTGAAGAAGTAGACAACAAAAGTTTACGCCATCAACATCAGAAGAGCCATCAAACATTTGAAGGTATCAATTGTTGGAGAAATAGAATGACAAATGAATGTAGTTTGGTTAATTAGAGTTAGATCAGGATTCTAATTAACAAAATGAATGTGTATTTGCGTTCGTGGTAGTATGAATCAAGTAAAAATAAGTTGTGAAGAGAATACCTTTCAGTCTTCCTCCATCATGATCTGGTACAGCTTGCATTTGCTGCTTTTAAAGTTGCTGGTGCAGTGAATGACAATAGGTGATTTCTATCAGTATTGGTCCTCCCTAACAATTTACATGACATTTCAATTATTCTATGATCTCTAAGCACCGGTCCTCCCTGCACCTAAGATCATATTTAACGATGGGATTTAGTTATCTCAAATATCTGACTAAAAAGTTTTGAGCTTTATATGTGCATCCTCTTGGGAATCAAAGTGTGAGAAAACTTTCTTTAATATCAAGTTTTGTAAAACTCCAAGCCTCGTGATAAGAAAGTTTGCAACTTTAAAGTAACTAAGGTtataaaaataagttcaaaatttgaagtaaCTAAGGTCAATTTCAGTCCATATGTTAATATCTTACCTATCCTAAATATCAATGACCTTGACAATGTGATCCAAAGAAAAGAAACCCAAAAATAAATACGCCACTAAAAATATTATGCAAAAAccatataatgaaaaaattgtaGCACCAGTCGAGGGAAAGAAGTTACTTCAGTTCAgataaaaaagatatgcaaaATAGGACATCTCAACATGCCAAGAACCTACTACATATAGACATATAGGAAACCAATCTGGCTCTCAAATTAACAGATGTGTATTTGATTATGGTAGATGCTATGTACTCTACTTTGTTCTGTCAGTGCACTCTTTCTATCCTCAATTGTACCAAGCCATTGTCACCCACATTTTACAATTAAAAATCAACAAGCAGAGACCCAATTAAACTGGTGACCCTCTAATGTAAAACCAAGAGGATAGTTTCATCTCCCCATCTAATAGCATGTTAAAAGAACACATTTCTAAATGAAACCAAAATTAAGTGAACAAAACTCTTAACCTACCAAAGAAGAAAAGGAAGTCAACAAATAAAATCGCATGTATACAGTGTGTTCTGCACAAAAATTACCATGTAGTCGATGCACATCTGCCTGATCAAATCATAAGCTTCAGAATCACCATATACTTGGTCAGCAACTGCACGGAAGAGGCAAGAAAAATAGTTACAATAACTATACCTTGATAGTAGAACATTTGGGTTCAACTGTATGTGATATTCATAACATATCAATCGATCGATCAACTATTCTATAAAGCTTGTAAACACCAAGGGCATGTCTAGTTAGATTACTCAaatcttaatgaaaataaagaaagaaaacttaaatgatgatttagtccaatatgaaaaatgttttaaatgataaaaatgatgaACAATAGTTTGCTAATAACTCTCTTTGAATGGTTATTACatattgtttcataatatattgaattatatgttatatattgtaTAACTTTTTGTCTCTACATAATGTCATACATCTTCAATGTGAAGAACAGATTTTCACTCAACAAACTCATTATGGTATGATTATTAAACAGAAATGAATGACcagttataatttataaatcgaAGATAAAACAGTTGGTATATAGCTACAAAGACAAAGTTCGTTGCTTGACTTTTTCTATCTANAATCGCATGTATACAGTGTGTTCTGCACAAAAATTACCATGTAGTCGATGCACATCTGCCTGACCAAATCATAAGCTTCAGAATCACCATATACTTGGTCAGCAACTGCACGGAAGAGGCAGTTCCCATCTTCACGCATTTTCTTAACTTCTAAGCCTTTGGATCTTCTGATATCAATTTCAAACTGGTGCTCTCTCTCCTTAAACAATATGAAAACTATTAAgttttcacattttcaaatatGTGCAACATTGTTTGATAGTAGGATAATTGTAGCTTGTAAATTACTAAATAAATCATCCTTTACTCGTGCTAAACAACATGAGCAGAATGACCATTCCAACAGTAACTAATGTGATGCATAATTTAGCACAGGGCGGATGGTATTTGCTGATAAAATGTGCTTAGGAAATCAACCAGTAATCAATCCTATTCCTATAATGGATAAGAGGAGCATAAACTGAAGCCTTCATCAGTTTCTACTAGATAAGTTTCTGGACTTACCACATCATTGCGTGAGGATCCAAAGTTGGGACTCTGCTCATCTGCGCTATTATAACCTTCACTTTCACAGAGTGACCGTGGAGAGGATGGCCTAGATCCAGTAGGTGAAGTCCTAGTTGACACATTGGTCTGCCCAACAAATTCCCTAGATGATCCTATCCGTACTGCATTTGAACTACCCAATGAAAATTGCCTTGGTCTAGGGTTAAGTGAAGCAGGTTTAGGAGGTGGGACAGGAGGTGGAGGGGGAGGTGGACAAGAACTACCTTTAGGCTCCAGTAGAGAAGTACCTTCATTTTCCACTACCTCAACTCTTAAACCACTAGATCCTTTTATGGAGTCCCCACAGACAAAAGCGTCATCACTAACCTTCTCATTGTCAAcaatcttttcttcaaggaggcTTCGGTCACAGCTAAAACTTTCTACTGAagcatcatcaccatcaccttTGTGATTGAAGGAACCAACTGAAACATCATCCAAGACAATTGGTTCTGGAAACTCTCCCACCAACTCATCATCTTTCAGAGCTGATGGCACTTGACTAGTACTAGAAGCCTGTGGCTGTGATGAagctgaagaagaagaagcagatGATCCAGGGAGTGACACTGACGACCTGTTCTGGTTTGACGACGACGATGAAGACCCTGTAGAACCTCTATGGACAAGTATCCTTGTCATTTTTGCTGCCCTTCTTCAACTAGAGACCCACAGAACAATCACTCTGCCTTGACCCAAATTAGAGAAACACTTCCAATTTATCTCGCTTCCTGGCCTTTGGGGCGGTCACACCAATACCTTTACTGAATGATTTCTTGCAGCAACTTACTTCCCTTTGATCCTCGCGAGCTACTTTCTGCATTCCCCTAAAAATTCTCATGAGAACTTCACTTCCAAGACTCTTTTTTGAAACAACAAGGCCTGTTCTTTTTATGTTCCTTGAAATTTCCCAAAAGTAAGCCACAACCTTAAAGCTGAAATTAAGATCATTTGATCATCAGTATCAACTATTTCTCAATCCCAAAACAAATTGAGACAAATACACTTTATCTCTTAAACCATTCTCCTCTTTGGACCCAATTCATTTCAAAGCTAAAAAATCTGTCAAGGATTCTACAATTTTATTAAGATCTCACATTTATATACCAAACTAAAACAGCCGTGGCATTTAAAATAGAAGTTCAAGACAATAAATATGAGAAAGAAAATCCCAGAACCATCAAATAAATTCAATTCCCGAGTAACAAATTAGATATAATAAATATCAAGAGATGGCAAATCATAATATTTCTAAACAAACGCAAATCGATAGAAAATAACCAATAATGTCCAGACAAAATCGATATTCAAGATAGATGGGGGCAAGAACTTACCAATAGAAAACCCTAGAGTCGATTCGAGGCGAATTACTGTATAATGAAACCGAATTGAAGCAGAAATTGGGAGTGATTAGGGTTTATAATATGTAATCTGTGAAGCGGATATAGGAAAAGATGTACGTAATTACCTTGCAGGCGAAGGAAGAGAGAAAAAGGGGAAGAATGGACACGTCACTTTGGGAATTTTACCATTGTTACGGTCAACTGCTTTACACATGTCGACTAGTGCAACCCTCATTGCCCACAGCATTACTTTCACGTTTGactaaatttcataaatacggaatatatgaaaatgaatatgattaattataatgtgtattatttatttttttgtcttatttGCTTCATATCTTtctgttttttaattttgagcAGAATTATTATAGTGTTCATGTTATCCTTTGGGCTGGCTGCTGGCTCACTAGTTTGAGTTTGAGATTGTTATGTTAGAGGTCTCAAGTTTGagattcatattaatttttggaTTGAATTTGTTGTATCGAATTTGTCTAgtataaattgttttttatgtgtaattgataaaatattatataaaaattgaaattttatcacGTGCGCGTCTAAAAGATAATGATTTAGTGATTTActtcatcataaaaaataatttagtgttcatatttttcttttttcaattttgaaaccGTATTTTGTCAgtaatttttagaattaaacgaagacaaaattgaatttgaaataatatcaaatttctGAGAAAAGGTGGATAAATTACACAAGTGAATAAGCAAATTGATGTCCAAAAACTAAAACGACAAAGACGCATGCAATTAAAttacaacaaaatcaaaatgaaagacACGAAATCCAAATTTTTCAGAAGATGTCCTAATTGTTATGCCCTTCGTAGAGTCACAGCAGAGAAAACAACAAGGATGATGAAGATGAATGCTGCAATAAAGGACGCCACCACTGCGCCGCTCACTCGCTGGCAGAAATCTCCAAACTGTTGGCATATCGCCACCCACTGTGTGGTGGAGTTGCCGTTTTCTGCTAAGTACACTATGGCAGCAGCCGCAGCTGCTGCAGCTGTAGTAAATGCCACCATTACCTGCAACATTATAAATAgcttttaaaatgtaaaaatgttataattatttaatcaaatggACGGTTTGGACTGAATTTGAGTACCGTATCGAGAATTAAAAGCAAAAGTTTGACTCCAACGAGATGAGGTCGAACAATGCAAACAATGGAGAAAGGCAGAGACAGGACAACATATGCACTTGCAATAGCATTTGCCACCACAAAATacctgaataaaaaaaaaaaaacatgatcaAGATCAActcaaattattaattataatgcATTCgaagttgaataaataaataactaaataaacgTACGAGAAAGCAGGGAGATCGTCATAGCTAGCTTGGAACTGAAAGAACTGAGTGAAAAGAGGAAGAGTTTCTTCAGTAGTTCCCATAGCAGTTGCTGCAGCGAGAGTAGTTACAAGGGCACAAAGTCGCAAAATAAAATCGAAAATGCTAACTCCTCTTCGCCATCCTCCTTTCTGATTATGTGAAATGGTCTTTGTGGTAGCTATAATTGGTGATTTTTGCTTGGTGGACTCTGTTTCAGACATGTTAATTGCTGTTTCATAGCTAGTGGATTTTGAATCCATAATTATTACTACTATATGCTTATAGGGTATGTATTTGAGATAGCTTCTTTAATAACTACTTTTCTGCGTTACAAAAGAAATATGTGTGTAAATAAGGGGGCTGTATGTATTTATGTAAGATTATAAGTTACTGTTATGAGAAGGGATGGaaatacacacacatatatatatgagtatggtgggggtggggggacATGGATTAGTTTGAATGAAATGGTTGAGAATTTTTAAATGAAGGAGTTGTTGTAAAGTGTAAAATTAAATGTTGAAGTATCCTTCTTTCATTGAAtatgaaaaggaaaaacaaaactaaatgaTAATAAATGTACTTTGGGAGCAATAAGTTTGGTTTAATGAACATTTTTTTCGTGtaataaatagaggaattttgaatcaatcacatgctataaattttttgttacataaaatgacatttttcatttatatatactaaaataatatacttaaaatgagtaaaatgattattttttagtgaAAGTAGGAAAAACGAGTTCCTCAaatggaattttatatttgattatatCCTCTCAACTTACCTCACACTCTCAACTAGGTTTGCGTACTTTCTCCTCTCCCAACTCTATTCGTGAAATTCCACGTGCATTTTTCCCCATTTTATCAAAACGTTTATCGTGTTAGCCTTTTTCTGACTGAAAACTTGTTGGT
Proteins encoded in this window:
- the LOC107023456 gene encoding OTU domain-containing protein 5-like isoform X1 → MTRILVHRGSTGSSSSSSNQNRSSVSLPGSSASSSSASSQPQASSTSQVPSALKDDELVGEFPEPIVLDDVSVGSFNHKGDGDDASVESFSCDRSLLEEKIVDNEKVSDDAFVCGDSIKGSSGLRVEVVENEGTSLLEPKGSSCPPPPPPPVPPPKPASLNPRPRQFSLGSSNAVRIGSSREFVGQTNVSTRTSPTGSRPSSPRSLCESEGYNSADEQSPNFGSSRNDVEREHQFEIDIRRSKGLEVKKMREDGNCLFRAVADQVYGDSEAYDLVRQMCIDYMERERDHFSQFITEGFTSYCKRKRRDKVYGNNVEIQALSEMYNRPIHIYSYSIEPMNTFHGSYNSDTPPIRLSYHHGNHYNSLVDPRRLSVGAGLGFSSLRGKNVDKDNVKAAIKAQQDQQIDNALLAEGRFYSDVELTEKEMERMVIEASRAEYIAHDNKFRQQLGRRESSTSGAEPSSSGTRSSGSEKRQEAGQELSSPDSAFNDCIQVMLSMGFSYPRVIEAYSIFGDDVDSMVCYLIETSCSSRRKGKATE
- the LOC107022716 gene encoding casparian strip membrane protein 3-like yields the protein MDSKSTSYETAINMSETESTKQKSPIIATTKTISHNQKGGWRRGVSIFDFILRLCALVTTLAAATAMGTTEETLPLFTQFFQFQASYDDLPAFSYFVVANAIASAYVVLSLPFSIVCIVRPHLVGVKLLLLILDTVMVAFTTAAAAAAAAIVYLAENGNSTTQWVAICQQFGDFCQRVSGAVVASFIAAFIFIILVVFSAVTLRRA